From the genome of Candidatus Brocadiaceae bacterium, one region includes:
- the wecB gene encoding UDP-N-acetylglucosamine 2-epimerase (non-hydrolyzing) → MMRVLHVVGARPNFMKAAPVHRALAARGAEQQLVHTGQHYDEKMSRIFFVELDLPAPDVDLGVGSGTHAAQTADVMKRIEPVIDSYAPDWVLVYGDVNSTVAAALVAAKLLRPVAHVEAGLRSGDRTMPEEINRIVTDHVCDLLFTPSPDGDENLRAEGVPAERIRRVGNVMIDTLARLHGAAGERPVLRDVGLLTDGAPRPYVLVTLHRPSNVDDPARLQRIGGVLEELAGRMAVVFPVHPRTRDRLQRAGLRLDGGGLRLIEPVGYLDFLHLQSHARAVLTDSGGIQEETTWLGVPCFTLRPNTERPITITEGTNRLAGAHMETLAAEVLEAAQSGRRDERRPALWDGRAAERIADVILQ, encoded by the coding sequence TTGATGCGGGTCCTTCACGTCGTCGGCGCACGCCCCAACTTCATGAAAGCCGCGCCCGTCCACCGCGCGCTCGCCGCACGCGGCGCCGAACAGCAGCTCGTGCACACGGGGCAGCACTACGACGAGAAGATGTCGCGCATCTTCTTCGTGGAACTCGACCTGCCCGCGCCCGACGTGGACCTCGGCGTCGGCTCAGGCACGCACGCCGCCCAGACTGCCGACGTGATGAAACGCATCGAACCGGTGATCGACTCCTATGCGCCCGACTGGGTGCTCGTCTACGGCGACGTGAACTCCACCGTCGCCGCCGCGCTCGTGGCGGCCAAGCTTCTGCGCCCGGTCGCGCACGTCGAGGCCGGGCTTCGGAGCGGCGACCGCACCATGCCCGAGGAGATCAACCGCATCGTCACCGACCACGTCTGCGACCTGCTGTTCACGCCCTCGCCCGACGGCGATGAGAACCTGCGCGCCGAGGGCGTGCCGGCCGAGCGCATCCGGCGCGTCGGCAACGTCATGATCGACACGCTTGCACGGCTGCACGGGGCCGCCGGCGAGCGGCCCGTCCTGCGCGACGTCGGGCTGCTCACCGACGGCGCCCCGCGGCCCTACGTGCTGGTAACGCTCCATCGCCCCTCCAACGTCGACGACCCCGCGCGCCTGCAGCGCATCGGCGGCGTCCTGGAGGAACTGGCCGGCCGGATGGCCGTCGTCTTCCCCGTCCATCCGCGCACGCGCGACCGCCTCCAGCGCGCGGGCCTGCGCCTCGACGGCGGCGGGCTGCGCCTGATCGAGCCGGTGGGCTACCTGGACTTCCTGCACCTGCAGTCGCACGCCCGCGCCGTGCTGACCGACTCCGGCGGCATCCAGGAGGAGACCACGTGGCTCGGCGTGCCGTGCTTCACCCTGCGGCCGAACACCGAACGGCCCATCACGATCACCGAGGGCACCAACCGGCTGGCCGGCGCGCACATGGAGACCCTCGCCGCCGAGGTCCTCGAAGCCGCGCAGAGCGGCCGGCGCGACGAACGCCGCCCCGCCCTCTGGGACGGCCGCGCCGCCGAACGCATCGCCGACGTGATCCTGCAATGA